One stretch of Desulfovibrio sp. UCD-KL4C DNA includes these proteins:
- a CDS encoding glycosyltransferase family 2 protein produces the protein MPQQSINLINSDIKKFLLEIKESVPLWALGTEEISHQRGLINTFKILSEKNPFFLHPCHSLAMWMWLQNPLDILAARKLLEINKNNLPKQIKNIVDFLANSPKHNIPLDDLETLLQANNKALIIKHLFPLFRGPEGITWLTHSWDMLLRLGNSELPKTALDLVPWNDELLPVKQRLFAQYSFLYLPHQEALDAVSTLDGKIWGCWKEFTKCELLLKLGEQEEAIAILSELWRKNIWNLNWGQKLHSLLNPVQTKNILASSDEVSILLYSWNNAKLIENTLKNVASSRIGRAKVFALNNGSSDSTGNVITTAENLFDKGQYHSIHLPVNVGAPAARNWLLAEPEVRKGKWAVFLDDDVELPQNWLEELLATAKQYEDPGAVGCKITSTTAPTCVQSADYHLFPPGAGTSQIEGLTERIMVFDNCRSAFDCGQFSYTRPAVHVSGCCHMLNLESINKSGPFDVRFNPTQFDDLERDLRAYLSGCNHIYAGQLSIGHIQHSSLAKASNIKGMAQVFGNKIKLESKFSEQDINNIFSRDLISLWSDIEKKWKELAEKL, from the coding sequence ATGCCCCAGCAAAGTATAAATTTAATTAATTCTGATATTAAAAAATTTCTTTTGGAAATAAAAGAAAGTGTTCCCTTATGGGCACTCGGCACAGAAGAAATATCACATCAACGCGGTCTTATTAATACATTTAAAATTCTTTCAGAAAAGAATCCGTTTTTTTTGCACCCCTGCCATAGCCTTGCCATGTGGATGTGGTTACAAAACCCCCTTGATATTCTTGCTGCACGCAAACTTTTAGAAATAAATAAAAACAACCTTCCGAAACAGATTAAAAATATTGTTGATTTCCTAGCAAACAGCCCGAAACACAATATTCCACTTGATGATTTAGAAACCCTTCTTCAGGCAAACAATAAGGCGCTTATAATTAAGCATTTATTCCCCTTGTTTCGCGGACCTGAGGGAATAACTTGGCTAACACATTCGTGGGATATGCTACTTCGCCTCGGGAACTCAGAACTGCCGAAAACAGCTTTAGATCTTGTCCCGTGGAATGACGAGTTACTACCTGTAAAACAAAGATTATTTGCTCAGTACAGTTTTTTATACTTACCCCATCAGGAAGCATTAGACGCGGTTTCCACACTGGACGGAAAAATTTGGGGATGTTGGAAAGAGTTCACTAAATGTGAATTACTCTTAAAACTTGGCGAACAGGAAGAAGCAATTGCGATACTGTCCGAACTCTGGAGAAAAAATATCTGGAATCTAAATTGGGGTCAAAAATTACACAGCCTTTTAAACCCTGTTCAGACAAAAAATATTTTAGCTTCGTCTGATGAAGTTTCTATCCTGCTTTACTCTTGGAACAATGCTAAATTAATCGAGAATACGCTTAAGAATGTAGCCAGCTCAAGAATTGGCAGAGCAAAAGTCTTTGCACTCAACAACGGATCAAGTGACAGCACTGGAAACGTAATCACCACTGCTGAAAATCTTTTTGACAAAGGACAATATCACTCTATTCACCTTCCGGTTAACGTCGGAGCTCCGGCGGCCCGTAACTGGCTGCTTGCAGAACCGGAAGTCCGCAAGGGTAAATGGGCTGTATTTCTAGATGACGATGTAGAGCTTCCACAAAACTGGCTTGAAGAATTGCTTGCTACAGCAAAACAATACGAAGATCCCGGAGCTGTGGGATGCAAAATAACATCCACCACTGCCCCAACCTGTGTACAGTCAGCAGACTATCATCTCTTCCCGCCTGGGGCAGGGACTTCACAGATAGAAGGATTAACAGAAAGAATAATGGTTTTCGACAACTGCCGCTCGGCATTTGATTGCGGACAATTTTCATACACCCGCCCGGCTGTGCATGTTTCCGGCTGTTGTCATATGCTTAACCTTGAATCTATAAATAAAAGCGGACCGTTTGATGTACGTTTTAATCCTACTCAATTCGATGATCTTGAGCGGGATTTAAGAGCATACCTTAGCGGATGCAATCACATATATGCAGGCCAGCTCAGTATAGGCCATATACAGCATTCAAGCCTTGCAAAGGCCAGCAATATAAAAGGAATGGCTCAAGTATTCGGAAATAAAATCAAACTGGAAAGCAAATTTTCAGAGCAAGATATAAACAATATTTTCTCAAGAGATTTAATATCCCTCTGGTCCGATATTGAAAAAAAATGGAAAGAGTTGGCAGAGAAACTTTAG
- a CDS encoding small ribosomal subunit Rsm22 family protein has product MSIRVTSLFPLPQEKLTKKLENYLNILDIASPLHPKHKAELPYAIRDLSNMLTEERSNMPKDYMSEPRSLNAYMRYFLPWNLYRMTRLFQGLEINLPDGGVVIDLGAGPLTVAQALWIARPDLREKKLTFVNVDRTPKPMREGVKLFEALAGNSKWRHVNVKGGPSSKIREKADLLVTANMVNEASSGNRTPLPVWASKFCQQLSRMLAPNGKILIIEPGIRRSGRVLSVMRNEFIEHGCSILAPCPHHEECPLSGDQGKSWCHFNFDSEHAPMWLQKLSTRCRLEKNNVSMSFLYVAQPGTPVTEPREGEMLIRTISDSFRIDDGGFGQYACAAQGLIMLLAKGGARSIFPGGLIGMPRPEEMAEDMKSGAKIVELPTRLVHKDKGQNKD; this is encoded by the coding sequence ATGTCTATTAGAGTCACTTCACTATTTCCGCTTCCTCAAGAAAAATTGACCAAGAAGCTGGAAAACTACTTAAATATTCTTGACATTGCTTCTCCGCTGCACCCTAAGCACAAGGCCGAGCTTCCTTACGCAATTCGGGATCTTTCAAACATGCTTACCGAAGAACGTTCCAACATGCCCAAAGATTATATGAGTGAGCCACGCAGTCTTAACGCATACATGCGCTATTTTCTGCCTTGGAACCTTTACCGCATGACACGCCTTTTTCAAGGGCTTGAAATCAACCTGCCTGACGGCGGCGTTGTTATAGATCTAGGTGCAGGTCCTTTGACTGTGGCACAGGCTCTCTGGATTGCCAGACCGGATCTTCGTGAAAAGAAGCTTACCTTTGTAAACGTTGACCGCACACCGAAACCAATGCGCGAAGGGGTAAAACTTTTCGAAGCTTTAGCTGGTAACAGTAAATGGCGCCATGTTAACGTCAAAGGTGGTCCTTCTTCCAAAATTCGCGAGAAAGCTGATCTTCTTGTTACCGCAAACATGGTCAACGAAGCCTCTTCTGGAAATCGCACACCACTTCCCGTATGGGCTTCAAAATTCTGCCAACAACTCAGCAGAATGCTTGCTCCAAACGGCAAAATACTAATTATCGAACCGGGAATACGCCGTTCAGGACGTGTTCTTTCAGTCATGCGTAACGAATTTATTGAACACGGCTGTTCAATCCTTGCTCCATGCCCACACCATGAAGAATGTCCTCTCAGCGGTGATCAGGGTAAATCATGGTGTCATTTCAACTTTGATTCCGAGCATGCCCCAATGTGGTTACAGAAACTTTCTACCCGCTGTCGTTTGGAAAAAAACAACGTCAGCATGAGCTTTCTCTATGTAGCCCAGCCCGGAACTCCGGTAACTGAACCGCGAGAAGGCGAAATGCTCATCCGTACTATTTCTGATTCTTTCAGGATTGATGATGGCGGATTCGGTCAGTATGCCTGTGCGGCGCAAGGGCTCATCATGCTTCTTGCAAAAGGCGGAGCAAGATCAATTTTCCCCGGCGGACTTATTGGAATGCCGCGGCCAGAAGAAATGGCTGAGGATATGAAATCAGGCGCAAAAATTGTTGAACTGCCTACACGCTTGGTTCATAAAGACAAAGGTCAGAATAAAGATTAA
- a CDS encoding histidine kinase: MSEDDSLIEEFFSEVNDKYYPQVLEGIDLLDEQQIEEGIEILSRPLHTIKGVTGFMSGFEPASTFTHKVESFLKKMQSGEIGRNLPQIALAIESVNSIFILIEQLRNTGTYDTDFTAEIEERLLGEGKAVLGPTDNGLSPIEIESIDDNKIITISVNRLYLSEQRETVRQSLHDIIDNSRVLFDFTNTLSVGSSLFELIASFSDRLEISVTGMNNLCSSTFYSWGFSRYITEYDNRETFLTETISGANG; this comes from the coding sequence ATGAGTGAAGACGATTCTTTAATTGAAGAATTCTTTTCTGAAGTTAATGATAAATACTATCCTCAAGTTCTTGAGGGTATCGACCTTCTTGATGAGCAGCAGATTGAAGAAGGCATAGAAATACTTTCTCGTCCTCTTCACACAATAAAAGGTGTTACAGGATTTATGTCCGGCTTTGAACCGGCCTCTACCTTTACTCATAAAGTTGAAAGCTTTCTAAAAAAAATGCAGTCAGGAGAAATAGGAAGGAACTTACCTCAAATAGCCCTTGCTATTGAATCCGTGAACTCCATATTTATTCTTATTGAACAACTCAGAAATACCGGAACTTACGATACAGATTTTACAGCAGAGATCGAAGAAAGGCTTTTAGGTGAAGGCAAAGCTGTTCTAGGCCCAACCGACAACGGTCTTTCTCCCATAGAAATTGAATCCATTGATGATAATAAAATTATTACCATATCTGTTAATAGGTTGTATCTTTCCGAACAACGTGAAACGGTTAGACAAAGTCTGCATGATATAATCGACAACAGCAGAGTATTATTTGATTTTACTAATACTCTATCTGTAGGATCATCTCTTTTTGAACTTATTGCATCTTTTTCAGACAGACTTGAAATCAGTGTTACCGGAATGAATAATTTATGCTCATCAACATTTTATTCTTGGGGATTTTCCAGATATATCACTGAATATGACAACCGGGAAACATTCCTTACGGAAACTATCTCCGGAGCAAACGGATAA
- the lipB gene encoding lipoyl(octanoyl) transferase LipB — MDFIDLGIIPHAEAEKIQLERLNQLMQSAAPDALYLLEHPPVVTLGRQGGLDNLLISEEALHKMGAQVVHTSRGGNITCHYPGQLVVYPVMRIEKRTGGIKKFFHDMEETAIRTAARFDVVATRCEGKPGVWVGEGKLCSIGIGVKKWITYHGLSFNISHDMTLFKAITLCGLHGAHPTSLSVEAGRDIDIKDVKNAFKEEFRRIFTDSTVA; from the coding sequence ATGGATTTTATTGATCTTGGAATTATTCCGCATGCTGAGGCTGAAAAGATTCAGCTTGAAAGGTTGAATCAGCTTATGCAATCTGCTGCTCCAGACGCTCTATACCTGTTGGAACATCCTCCTGTAGTGACTCTCGGCAGACAAGGTGGACTGGATAATTTGCTGATAAGTGAAGAAGCCCTACATAAAATGGGTGCACAGGTTGTGCACACTTCGCGAGGCGGCAACATAACCTGCCACTACCCTGGGCAACTTGTTGTCTACCCCGTTATGCGCATTGAAAAAAGAACCGGAGGCATTAAGAAATTCTTTCATGACATGGAAGAAACTGCTATCCGTACTGCGGCTCGTTTTGATGTGGTAGCCACACGATGCGAAGGTAAACCCGGTGTATGGGTCGGCGAAGGCAAACTCTGCTCAATTGGCATCGGCGTAAAAAAATGGATAACCTACCACGGACTTTCATTTAATATTTCACATGATATGACACTTTTCAAAGCCATCACCCTCTGCGGGTTACATGGCGCACACCCTACTTCCCTTTCAGTTGAAGCTGGCAGGGATATTGACATCAAGGATGTTAAAAATGCCTTCAAAGAAGAATTCAGAAGAATATTTACGGATTCCACAGTGGCTTAG
- the lipA gene encoding lipoyl synthase, translating into MPSKKNSEEYLRIPQWLRVKLPSGRTFNDTASLLADLNLNTVCQNAKCPNTWDCFSRKVATFLIMGFVCTRNCAFCNITSGDIDPLDMDEPRRVSEAVSRLKLKYTVITSVTRDDLPDGGAAHYAETITRIRTDHPDCAVEVLIPDFQGNLEALKTVIAARPNVINHNVETSPDLYSEIRPQADYKQSLELLRRVKDLSDGIPAKSGLMVGLGETDEQVYKVINDLAEINCDIVTIGQYMRPSTDHPAVKRYVEPKVFDEYAKYGKSLGIKHMFCAPLVRSSYNAAESFDKL; encoded by the coding sequence ATGCCTTCAAAGAAGAATTCAGAAGAATATTTACGGATTCCACAGTGGCTTAGAGTTAAGCTTCCATCTGGCAGAACTTTCAATGATACAGCAAGCTTGCTTGCGGACTTAAATTTGAACACAGTCTGCCAGAACGCAAAATGCCCCAACACATGGGACTGCTTTTCACGCAAGGTGGCCACTTTTCTGATTATGGGATTCGTCTGCACCCGCAACTGTGCATTCTGCAACATCACTTCCGGTGATATAGATCCACTCGACATGGACGAACCGCGCCGCGTGTCCGAAGCTGTCTCGCGTCTGAAACTAAAATATACGGTCATCACCTCTGTCACCAGAGACGATTTGCCGGACGGCGGAGCCGCACATTACGCGGAAACCATCACTCGCATCCGCACCGATCACCCTGACTGCGCTGTCGAAGTTCTCATTCCGGATTTCCAAGGAAATTTAGAAGCACTCAAAACCGTAATTGCTGCAAGACCTAATGTTATTAACCACAATGTTGAAACCTCACCGGATCTCTACTCTGAAATCAGACCGCAAGCTGATTACAAACAGAGCTTGGAATTACTACGCAGAGTAAAAGATTTAAGCGATGGCATCCCTGCTAAATCAGGCTTGATGGTGGGACTTGGTGAAACGGATGAACAGGTCTACAAAGTCATTAATGATCTGGCAGAAATTAACTGCGACATCGTAACTATCGGACAATACATGCGCCCCTCAACAGACCATCCGGCTGTAAAGAGATATGTTGAACCCAAAGTTTTCGATGAATATGCCAAGTACGGAAAGTCACTGGGCATAAAACATATGTTCTGTGCACCTTTAGTTAGAAGCAGCTATAATGCTGCGGAATCATTTGACAAATTATAA
- a CDS encoding ATP-binding protein, giving the protein MKDSIASCIEDIQKTIIDLEQGTGDINNVMKSLGLEHVKMPSAQVIALLDMLSDGITPITPDLITTLLEITEAQKKFFYCIAGLLDKGAAPVDCVKSEPVEELSEIIQENIELETDPSNIPVPTEPSLEKTIENKLEVTTETDTNVPADKDQSEHATAASTLKTEDISEKTTPDSPVKKDKSQAISSIRVSTQQLDSIIELVGKLMVTHAVIAQTGTDSIAKISVSLSELDKVIHNLQSEVDQIRLVPLKQIFMPMHRLVKSTSQKLNKRIKFTILGEDLALDKTIVECLNEPLVHLLRNALDHGIESPEDREMCGKQKDGSVTLSASRKGEFAYIEIIDDGKGLDSEILLQKALERGLADPEKNYTQEEIFEFILQSGFSTAEAVTNISGRGVGMDAVVSSIHNTLDGKVSIKSELGHGSTFTIAIPLSRSVNEGIVDALITLVGNETFIFPSREVLEVYEPETKEFTTLPDGRETVSIRGKVHPLIRMHTVLDFPQPPEGQLSKVILIKMGQYSAAILVDDVLRQQKAVVTGFTLPINNIYHLPILGFGMMGENDALVVDTEVLITKQLGIKETQ; this is encoded by the coding sequence ATGAAAGACAGTATTGCAAGCTGTATTGAAGATATACAGAAAACAATCATAGATTTAGAGCAAGGGACAGGTGACATAAACAATGTCATGAAATCTCTTGGGCTTGAGCATGTGAAAATGCCTTCTGCGCAGGTCATAGCTCTGCTTGATATGCTTTCAGATGGCATTACCCCCATAACGCCGGACCTGATTACAACTCTACTGGAGATTACCGAAGCTCAGAAAAAATTCTTTTACTGCATTGCCGGATTATTAGATAAAGGTGCTGCCCCTGTTGATTGTGTTAAAAGTGAACCCGTTGAAGAATTGTCGGAAATAATTCAGGAAAACATTGAACTGGAAACTGATCCCTCTAACATCCCAGTTCCAACAGAGCCAAGCCTAGAAAAAACGATTGAAAATAAACTTGAAGTTACTACTGAAACAGATACAAATGTACCTGCGGATAAAGATCAGTCAGAACATGCTACAGCCGCGTCTACCTTAAAAACTGAAGATATATCAGAAAAAACAACTCCAGATTCGCCTGTTAAAAAAGATAAATCACAAGCTATTTCTTCCATTCGAGTATCCACACAGCAGCTTGATTCTATCATCGAACTAGTCGGCAAACTAATGGTCACGCACGCCGTTATTGCACAAACCGGAACAGATAGTATTGCTAAAATTTCTGTCAGCCTAAGCGAATTGGACAAAGTTATTCACAATTTGCAGTCCGAAGTAGATCAAATAAGACTTGTACCGTTAAAACAAATTTTCATGCCCATGCACAGGCTGGTGAAGTCCACTTCACAAAAACTCAATAAGCGAATCAAATTTACGATTCTCGGCGAAGATCTGGCCCTTGATAAAACCATTGTCGAATGCCTAAATGAACCGCTTGTTCATTTACTTAGAAATGCTCTCGACCATGGAATAGAGTCCCCTGAAGATCGCGAAATGTGCGGCAAGCAGAAAGACGGTTCAGTTACGCTTAGCGCAAGCAGAAAAGGTGAATTCGCATACATTGAAATTATTGACGACGGAAAAGGACTGGACTCTGAAATTCTACTTCAAAAAGCCCTAGAACGCGGCCTTGCCGATCCTGAAAAAAATTATACGCAAGAAGAAATTTTTGAGTTTATTCTACAATCAGGATTTTCCACAGCTGAAGCTGTAACAAACATTTCAGGCCGCGGAGTAGGAATGGATGCGGTCGTCAGCTCCATCCACAATACGCTGGACGGTAAAGTTTCAATCAAAAGCGAGCTTGGACACGGCTCTACATTTACGATTGCCATTCCGCTTAGTCGTTCAGTTAATGAAGGCATTGTCGACGCACTTATAACCCTAGTCGGAAATGAAACCTTCATATTCCCAAGTAGAGAGGTTCTTGAAGTATATGAACCTGAGACTAAGGAATTCACAACACTACCGGATGGACGCGAGACCGTGTCTATAAGAGGAAAAGTCCACCCTCTTATCCGCATGCATACAGTTTTAGATTTTCCGCAGCCACCTGAAGGGCAACTTTCAAAGGTAATTTTGATAAAAATGGGACAGTACAGTGCCGCAATTCTTGTCGACGATGTTCTACGGCAACAAAAAGCTGTTGTCACCGGTTTCACTTTACCTATAAATAATATTTACCATCTGCCGATTCTCGGCTTTGGAATGATGGGTGAAAATGATGCGTTGGTTGTGGACACAGAAGTTCTTATTACAAAACAACTTGGTATTAAAGAAACTCAATAA
- a CDS encoding ASKHA domain-containing protein, producing the protein MQNILTIKVHDGTVLELTPSSELNLAQLLFLNGAFTGVPLCSGMGRCGLCKVQFESNAPTPLKEDLKKFSATEIESGWRLSCLHKACSATVYLPEPERVVPKISGNIIGKFASNLPENLCLAVDLGTTGMQWAFTVNGEIISSGQELNPQIGLGSEVMSRLAFAQKPKQCKILSNLITKRLTSIIEQTGPVKEMVIAGNPSMMSILAQENIEGLSSAPYSLPSGGGEITSLGKNLPDTYVPNHLAPFVGADITAGLVALKFSTNIPEPPYLFADLGTNGEFVLCLSQDEYIVSSVPMGPALEGVGLTNGRTAGPGAISSFTLTPAGLSPSFISEPDKTTAPGITGTGYLSICSLLLKSGVLTREGQFSTGNTPFAARLARNITQHKGSPALDLGLNTELLLLASDIEEILKVKAAFNLAMTALLDKAGLSPSSLNSLILGGAMGQHVNINDLVTTGFIPAETGPITRAAGNTSLAGAVILTNNKNARDFASSLPVLTSVLELAGGEDFGQKFLERMIFQYVY; encoded by the coding sequence ATGCAAAATATTCTAACTATCAAAGTTCATGACGGAACCGTCCTTGAACTCACACCCTCAAGTGAGCTTAACCTTGCTCAACTTTTATTTCTGAATGGAGCCTTCACCGGAGTACCTCTCTGTTCAGGAATGGGCAGGTGCGGTCTTTGCAAAGTTCAGTTTGAATCAAATGCTCCGACTCCGCTCAAAGAAGATCTTAAAAAATTTTCCGCAACAGAAATAGAATCAGGATGGAGACTTTCATGCCTTCATAAAGCATGTTCCGCAACAGTTTATCTTCCAGAACCGGAACGGGTTGTTCCGAAAATATCCGGTAATATCATAGGAAAGTTTGCCAGCAACCTTCCGGAGAATCTCTGCCTTGCCGTTGACCTTGGGACCACAGGAATGCAATGGGCCTTTACGGTAAACGGTGAGATAATTTCATCAGGGCAAGAACTAAACCCGCAAATAGGGCTGGGCAGCGAAGTGATGTCCAGACTGGCCTTTGCCCAAAAACCAAAGCAGTGTAAAATTTTATCCAATTTGATAACAAAGCGGCTTACATCTATTATTGAGCAAACAGGTCCGGTTAAAGAAATGGTCATTGCTGGAAACCCTTCTATGATGTCTATTCTTGCTCAGGAGAATATTGAAGGTTTAAGTAGCGCTCCGTACTCTCTTCCAAGCGGTGGCGGAGAAATTACCAGCCTTGGCAAAAATCTTCCTGATACTTACGTTCCCAATCACCTTGCTCCGTTTGTAGGGGCTGATATCACTGCCGGACTTGTTGCACTTAAATTTTCAACGAATATTCCTGAGCCGCCATATCTTTTCGCGGATCTTGGAACCAACGGAGAATTTGTTCTCTGCCTTTCACAGGATGAATATATTGTCTCATCGGTCCCGATGGGTCCTGCCCTTGAAGGAGTAGGACTGACCAACGGAAGAACTGCCGGGCCCGGCGCGATTTCATCTTTCACCCTCACTCCGGCCGGACTTTCTCCCTCATTTATAAGTGAACCTGACAAAACAACCGCTCCCGGCATTACCGGTACCGGATATTTGTCTATCTGCTCCCTTTTACTAAAATCTGGAGTGCTTACACGCGAAGGGCAGTTTTCAACAGGAAACACCCCCTTTGCCGCGCGACTAGCTCGCAATATAACTCAGCACAAAGGTTCTCCGGCCCTTGATCTGGGCTTAAATACCGAGCTTTTGCTGCTGGCTTCTGATATAGAAGAAATATTAAAAGTAAAAGCTGCTTTTAATTTGGCTATGACAGCCCTTTTAGATAAAGCGGGCCTGTCACCTTCGTCACTGAATTCATTAATTCTTGGCGGAGCCATGGGTCAGCATGTAAATATTAATGATCTTGTAACGACCGGATTTATCCCTGCTGAAACAGGTCCTATAACCCGCGCCGCAGGCAACACCTCCCTTGCAGGAGCTGTAATTCTCACAAATAATAAAAATGCTCGAGATTTTGCTTCATCTCTCCCCGTCCTTACTTCCGTTCTGGAGTTAGCAGGCGGTGAAGACTTTGGACAAAAATTTCTCGAAAGGATGATATTTCAATATGTCTATTAG
- a CDS encoding sirohydrochlorin cobaltochelatase, whose protein sequence is MKKAILLAAHGSNNRAANTALGNILRLTQAEYPDLLIRTAFTSNHIRKMMNKQGQYLPSVGETLKSMHEEGITHVVIQSLHVIPGIEFHHITRILNKIKKGETPFQKAVFGQPLLSDDKDVEEVSELILSLLQDRDPEKDALILVAHGSKHSGNIFYHKFKLVLEGKDKHAFLGAVSSPTDIVEISGKIKKAGLKRAFLLPLLFGAGNHVQKDMAGEADDSWKNIVSSSGIEPVPEIKGIGEFGIFADRWMENLRVAIKELDD, encoded by the coding sequence ATGAAAAAAGCCATTCTTCTCGCTGCGCACGGATCGAATAACCGCGCCGCAAACACTGCTCTTGGTAACATACTCAGATTAACTCAGGCTGAATATCCTGACCTCCTTATTAGAACAGCTTTTACATCAAATCATATTCGCAAAATGATGAATAAACAGGGGCAATACCTTCCGTCAGTAGGCGAGACACTCAAATCTATGCACGAAGAAGGGATTACTCATGTGGTAATTCAATCTCTTCACGTTATTCCTGGCATTGAATTTCATCATATTACTCGCATACTTAATAAAATTAAAAAAGGTGAAACCCCTTTCCAAAAAGCAGTATTCGGTCAGCCTCTGCTTAGCGATGATAAAGATGTAGAAGAAGTTTCTGAATTAATTTTATCTCTTCTGCAAGACCGCGATCCAGAAAAGGATGCGCTGATTCTTGTTGCTCACGGGTCCAAACATTCCGGCAACATTTTTTACCACAAATTTAAACTTGTACTTGAGGGCAAAGATAAGCACGCCTTTTTAGGAGCAGTCAGTTCACCAACCGACATCGTAGAAATATCCGGAAAAATAAAAAAAGCTGGATTGAAAAGAGCTTTTCTTCTGCCTTTACTCTTTGGCGCAGGAAATCATGTTCAAAAAGATATGGCAGGAGAAGCTGACGATTCATGGAAAAATATAGTTTCATCCAGTGGGATAGAACCTGTTCCGGAGATTAAAGGAATAGGCGAATTCGGAATTTTTGCAGATCGTTGGATGGAAAACCTACGTGTAGCCATTAAAGAACTGGACGATTAG
- a CDS encoding response regulator yields the protein MRALIAEDEFVSRKLISTFISPLFEVDIVVNGKEAFEAYKIAFDEGKPYTLVCMDIMMPEMDGLSSLEAIRDFEKMNSIPNKKCAKVFMTTALNDPKTVIRSFHDVEASAFLVKPVLKEKLFEELEKLGLLHK from the coding sequence ATGCGAGCTCTTATAGCAGAAGATGAATTTGTGAGCAGAAAGCTTATCTCCACTTTTATATCCCCCCTCTTTGAAGTAGATATTGTAGTAAATGGAAAAGAAGCTTTTGAGGCATATAAAATTGCCTTTGACGAAGGAAAGCCTTACACACTGGTATGCATGGATATAATGATGCCTGAAATGGATGGGCTATCATCTCTTGAAGCAATTCGAGATTTTGAAAAAATGAACTCAATTCCAAACAAAAAGTGTGCAAAAGTTTTCATGACAACAGCACTTAATGACCCTAAAACAGTCATCCGTTCATTTCATGATGTTGAAGCTTCGGCTTTTCTTGTAAAACCGGTTTTAAAAGAAAAACTTTTTGAAGAACTTGAAAAATTAGGTTTGCTGCATAAATAA
- a CDS encoding RNA methyltransferase: MEKKRTPQREARIRQVLEKRQKDLTLIVDNVWDPHNVSAILRSCDAFGIYGIHLYYTDSEWPDFDNKSSASGKKWVERTMHSDAAEMVGSLRNQGYQVLRTGFSEKARPLMDFDLSKPSAVILSNEHSGTAPELLQLVPDEVYIPMQGMIQSFNVSVAAGLILYHGFTQRYAKGMYDTPSFSQEEMDVIVEDWLSR, translated from the coding sequence ATGGAAAAAAAGAGAACACCCCAAAGAGAAGCAAGAATTAGGCAAGTTCTGGAAAAACGCCAGAAAGATCTTACACTTATTGTTGATAATGTGTGGGATCCTCATAATGTTTCAGCTATTTTGCGTAGTTGTGACGCTTTCGGTATTTACGGCATCCATTTATACTATACTGACTCAGAGTGGCCTGATTTCGACAACAAATCTTCTGCTTCCGGTAAAAAATGGGTTGAGCGCACTATGCACTCAGATGCAGCTGAGATGGTCGGATCGCTCCGCAATCAGGGATATCAGGTTTTAAGAACCGGTTTTTCAGAAAAAGCACGACCTCTCATGGATTTTGACTTAAGCAAACCTTCGGCTGTTATTCTCAGCAATGAACATAGCGGAACTGCTCCTGAACTGTTACAGCTTGTTCCTGATGAAGTCTATATTCCTATGCAGGGGATGATACAAAGTTTTAATGTGTCCGTTGCCGCCGGGCTCATTTTGTATCATGGCTTTACGCAGCGATACGCCAAAGGAATGTATGACACGCCGTCTTTCTCGCAGGAAGAAATGGATGTGATTGTAGAGGACTGGCTGTCCCGCTAA